The Ornithorhynchus anatinus isolate Pmale09 chromosome 11, mOrnAna1.pri.v4, whole genome shotgun sequence genomic interval actttccactgagccacgcggcttcccgtgGCCAAGAGTGTCTCTGAAGGAGGGTTAGGTTGTGcctggaggtggagaggaaaaacGTCACGTTCCATCTCCAAACTCCACCAGGTGggagacctgagaagcagcgtggcctagtggatacagcccgggcctgggagtcagaaggacctgggttctaatctgggtgacctcgggcaagtcacctcacttctctgggcctcagttccctcatctgtacaatgggaattaacactgtgagcccactgtgggaagtggaaagggaccaatctgattaacttgaatctatcccagtgcatactACCCTACCTGGAATGTTCACctcgtaagggctcagtaaataccattcattgattgaccgattaacagtgagagagagaagcatggtgcagtggatagagcctgggcctgggagtccgaaggtcatgggttaggtcatgggttctaatcctgactccaccacttgcctgttgtgtgaccttaggcaagtcacttcactttgcctcagttccctcgcctggaaaatgaggctcgagaccgtgaaccccacgtgggacagggactgcgtccaacgccatttgcttgtatccatcccagtgcttagtacagtgcctggcacatgataagcacttaggaaataccatcataataatgatgatgaaaaataaaatcataaatGATAAGAAGAAGATGAAATTTAAAAAGTCAAAGCCggtgacagtgcctggcacataacaagcgcttagcaaataccaccataataataattatgatgaaaaATAATAAAGAAATCATAAATGATCATAATAAGTAGATAAAATGAAAAAACTCAAAGCCggcgacagtgcctggcacataataagtgcttagcaaataccatcataataataatgatgatgaaaaacaACAAAATCATAAATGATGAGAATCATAAGTAGATGAAATGAAAAAAGTCAAAGCCgccgacagtgcctggcacataacaagcgcttagcaaataccatcataataacgatgatgaaaaataaataaatcataaagGATAATAAGTAGATCAAATGAAAAAACTCAAAGCCGgcgacagcgcctggcacataataagcgcttggcaaataccatgataaggataataatggtaaaaaataataaataacaaatgaCCATAAGaacaaatagaaaaagaaaatgcaaaaaatggcaaataccacgatcaggttaataatgatgaaaaataataaacaaataaCAAACGAccataaaaatagaaaaagaaaatgcaaaaaatGGCAAGTACCACGATCAGGATAATAACggtgaaaaataataaataacaagCGACCATCAGatcaaacagaaaaagaaaatgcaaaaaatACCACGATCAGGATAATAAGGGTGAAAAAGAATAAACGAATAACGAAAgaacaaacaggaaaaaaaaatgcaaaagatACCACGATCAGGATAATAAGGGTGAAAAAGAATAAACGAATAACGaaagaacagaaaaagaaaatgcaaaaaatGCCACGATCAGGATAATAAGGGTGAAAAAGAATAAACAAAGAACGAAAGaacaaatagaaaaagaaaatgcaaaaaaatACCACGATCAGGATAATAAGGGTGAAAAAGAATAAACAAAGAACGAAagaatagaaaaagaaaatgcaaaaaaatACCACGATCAGGATAATAAGGTTGAAAAAGAATAAACGAATAACGAAAgaacaaacagaaaaagaaaatgcaaaaaatACCACGATCAGGATAATAAGGGTGAAAAAGAATAAACAAAGAACGAAagaatagaaaaagaaaatgcaaaaaaatACCACGATCAGGATAATAAGGTTGAGAAAGAATAAACGAATAACGAAAgaacaaacagaaaaagaaaatgcaaaaaatACCACGATCAGGATAATAAGGGTGAAAAAGAATAAACAAAGAACGAAagaatagaaaaagaaaatgcaaaaaaatACCACGATCAGAATAATAAGGGTGAAAAAGAATAAACGAATAACGAAAgaacaaacagaaaaagaaaatgcaaaaaatACCACGATCAGGATAATAACGCTGAAAAAGAATAAACAAAGAACGAAGGAACAAATAGAAAAAGGCAAAAACTCAAAGCCGGCGCCCGCCGGAACATCTGCCCGGCGACCCGTGACGTCAGAGGCCGCCGCGCGTCCTTCGGGACCACGTGACCCCGGCTGCGGCGCCTCGAGGGACCCCTCGCGGACGGCGCCGGGAGGGCAGCGCGAGGGTGGGGCGAGCGGGGCTCGATTCGCTGCGTCTGGGCGGCCGCTTCGGCGCTCGGCGCTCCTCCGGCCGGGTCTGGCGGGCTCCCGGCAGGCCTCgcgcggcgggagggggggggcgggcggcggtcaGTGAGGCGGTGCTTCGTCATCGTGCGGCGgtctgcgcctgcgcggcccctcgcgcccgtccgcccgcccgccccccccgccgccgccgccgcggcccgcGCAGCCCCTCGGGGGCCCCGGCGCCGCCGCTCACTCGAGGCCCCGGCTTCGACCCgcccactaggccgcgccgcctcccccgccgccatGAAGCAGGACGGCTCGGCCCGCCGCCGCGGCGCCGACAGGACGAAGGGTCCGGCGGCGGGAGGCGCCGAGCAggagccgcccccgggcccgcaggacgtggagatgaaggaggaggcGGCCGCCGGAGACCCCGCCGCCGCAGACCGCTCCCAGAGGGAACTGGACACCGTCACCCTGGAGGGTAGGGCCCTTCCCTCAGACCGCGCCGATACCTGGTCGTTCGagcgtatttcattcattcagtagtatttattgagcgcccactacgtgcagagcagcggactaagcgcttggaacggacagttgggccacagagagagacggtcctggcccagggacgggctcacggtctcatccttaacaataagaatgataatgtcggatttgtaaggcgcttactatgcgcagagcactgtcctaagcgctgggggagacacagggtcatcaggtggtcccacgtggggcgcccaggcttcccccccattttacagatgagagaactgaggcgcagagaagaagaataatcatgttggtatttgttaagggcttactctttgcagagcgctgttctaagcgctgggagagatacaagatcatcagtgggtcccacgtgaggctcacagtcttcatccccattttacagatgagagaactgaggcgcagagaagaagaataatcatgttggtatttgttaagggcttactaggtgcagagcactgtcctaagcgctgggagagatacaagatcatcaggtggtcccacgtggggctcacagtcttcatccccattttacagatgagggaactgaggcgcagagaagaataatcatgttggtatttgctaagcgcttactctttgcagagcgctgttctaagcgctgggagagatacaagatcatcagtgggtcccacgtgaggctcacagtcttcatccccattttacagatgagggaactgaggcgcagagaagaataatcatgttggtatttgctaagcgcttactctttgcagagcgctgttctaagcgctgggagagatacaagatcatcagtgggtcccacgtgaggctcacagtcttcatccccattttacagatgagggaactgaggcgcagagaagaataatcatgttggtatttgctaagcgcttactctttgcagagcgctgttctaagcgctgggagagatacaagataatcagtgggtcccacgtgaggctcacagtcttcatccccattttacagatgagggaactgaggcccagagaagaataatgatatttccaagcgcttactatgcgcagagcactgttttaagcgctgggagagatacaagataatcaggtggtcccacgtggggctcacaggcttcacccccattttacagaggagggaaccgaggcgcagagaagaagaataatcatgttggtatttgttaagcgcttactaggtgcagagcactgtcctaagcgctggggtaggtagagggtcgtcaggtggtcccacgtggggctcaccgtcctcatccccattttccagatgaggtcactgaggcaccgaggaatgacttgcccaaagtcacccagctgagaagtggcagagccgggattagaacccatgacctctgactcccaagcccgggctctttccactaagccacactgcttctctaataataatgaggaggaggagggcatttcttaagcgctttttatgggccaggcacgtagtaaacgcttaaccaataccttcatcatcattctaagcgctgggataaatacaaggtgatgaggtggtcccccgaggggctcccactcttcatccttattttccagatgagggagctgaggcgcagagaataataataataataataattatgatatttgttaagcacttactatgtgccgagcactgtcctaagcgctggggtaggtagagggtcgtcaggtggtcccacgtggggctcacagtcttcatccccattttccagatgagggaactgaggcccagagaataataatgatggcatttccaagcgcttactatgtgccaggcattgttctaagcgctggtagacacggggtcatcaggtggtcccacgaagggctcgctgtcttcatccccattttacagataagagaactgaggcccacagaataataataataataataatgctggtgtttgttaagcacctactatgggccaagcactgttctaagctctggggggtgggaggatataaggtgatgagGTTcccccccagtggggctcacagtcttcatccccattttccagatgagggaactgaggcccagagagtaataataataacggtatttgttaagcgcttactctgtgccgagcactgttctaagcgctggggtagatacaaggtcatcagattgtcccagtggggctcacagtcttcatccccattttccagttgaggaaactgaggcccagaaaagtgaagtgacttgtccagagtcacccagctgacaagtggcagagccgggattagaactcacgacctctgactcccaagcccgtgggctttccactaagccacgccacttttctttaagtatcataattattattatgagtgatgTGCAGgaacgttcattcagtagtatttattgagcgcttactatgtgcagagcactgtactaagcgctgggaatggacaaatcagtaacagatagagaacgTGTCTGCATAACAGTTGTGCTGTGCTCCCCCAAACGCTtacaacagtcctctgcacacagtaatctcccAATAAGTACTTTTGACAACGTTGACGTCGATAGATGCCGGCGGCACCCTTGGTAATCTACCGACTCTGCCCTgtaccgtcccgagcgctcagcaagGTGTTCTGCaagcagaaagcgctcagtaaatagaatcgactgagatgatagtaataatagctgGAGGGGGGAATGATATAATCAAtaggtctagaagcagcgtggacacCATTGTTTAACAGCCTGGAGTTGGCCGAGGGCatcgttatcaatcaatcaacaaacaATTGATTTGGGGTGGGATTAGGTGGGGGTCTCAGGTGGTCTTCCTGGAGGTGGGGAGTCGGGACACTCTCCCCGTAAGGTCCTCTCCCCATACGTACCTTtcaatcagacagtggtatttgagcgcttactatgtgcagagcatacaataatattattattgttattattattaccagagtcatttaataatgaaaaaaatacaGCTTGAAAATGAAAATTCCCACTCCAGAGGTTGCtctcggtaataataatgctgttggcatttgttaagcgcttactaggtgcaaagtactgttctaagcccgggggaggatacaaggtgatcaggttgtcccacgtggggctcacagtcttcatccccatttgacagatgagggaactgaggcgcagagaagttaagtgactggcccaaagtcacgcagctgacaagcagcggagccgggatttgaacccatgatctctgactccccagcccgggctctttccactgagccacgctgcttctcagtgttgtcATGCAGgtatccctctaaactgtaaactcgttacgggcagggaacacgtctgatAATTTctcttgtactggactctcccaagcgcttggatcagcggtctgcagtagtaataataataattggggtatttgttaagcgcttactatgtgccaggcaccgtcctaagcgctggggtggaatataagcaaatcgggttggacaccgtgcctgtcccacgtggggctcacagtctcaatccccattttacagatgagggaactgaggcccagtgaagtgacttgcctctggtcacacggcagactagtgatggagctgggatagtaagcactcagtaaatacactgattgattgatcacagtaCAGTTGATAGACCCAATCCTGGCCGTCAAGGGGGAGCTTAcacggtctaactggggagacagacattaaaatgaatttccgACAGGGGAGGTAAATGAGtaacaatcggtggtatttattgagctctcaccttGTGCAGGGTGCTGAAgtaaagctcttgggagggtacattgtagcagagtgggtagacgtgttcccgaATATCAGGTGGTGTACACAGTCCATTCATATAAATCATCATGTCTGTCTCCGCTAGGCTGTGagatccttgaagacagggaatgtgtgtctgggTTTGTATGAGGGTGTGTTTTCCCTGTTGTCCTCTCTTTAAATGCTTGCACACTTTACACTCCTGTGGACTATAAGCTCCCCCGGGGGAAGGAGTTGCGTCTACCAAACTCTGTCTTGGACTttccctagggtttagtacagggctgtatCCGCAGTAAGTGCGATTGAGTGATTTTATTCAGATGTTCATTAAGTGACAGTTGATTGCGTGGTCCCCAGGGTCCCTGTTGGTTCTGGGATTTACCCCCTCGACCTCCTACCTTGTCCTTCCTCTCCAGGACTCCTTttcctaaactcactgtgggcagagaatgtgtctgtttatcgttctgttggactctcccaagcgcttaatacagtgctctgaacgcagtaagcgctcaagaaatacgattggcAGACTTGACTGTCCCGTGCCAGGACTTCCCACCTCTTGCCCGAGGCCTGGGCTGACTGTCCCACACCCGTCATGGGGGAAGGAGATCTCACTTGGGCCTCGCGTCCCACCTTAAAGCCTTTCCTGTCCCCAcacactttgtctgctgtgtgaccttgggcaagtcacctaactcttcTGCACCACTTcacctgtaaataataataataatgttggtatttgttaagcgcttactatatgcagagcactgttgtaagcgccggggtagacacagggtcatcaggttgtcccacgtgagccacgctgcttctataaggactgagtcccatgtgggataaggagggtgtccaacctgattatcttttatctgccccagggcctagtacagagcctggcacgtagtaagtgcttaataaattccattttaaaaaaacgtgGAGGGGCGTGTGGAGGCCTAGCTCCCCATGCAACTGGGAAGGCACCAGGGAAGAGTGGAACCGGTGCTGCCAGTTGGCATGGTTGGGCAGTGGAAGTTTGACTCAccaccccccgacacacacaggCAATGCTCAGCAGGACAGGGGCAGAAGGACccgctaggagaagcagcgtggctcagtggaaagagcacgggctttggagtcagaggtcatgagttcgaatcccagctctgccacttgtcggctgtgtgactgtgggcaagtcgcttaacttctctgggcctcagttacctcatctgtaaaatggggattaagactgtgagccccatgtgggacaacctgattcccctgtgtctaccccagcgcttagaacagtgctctgcacatagtaagcgcttaacaaataccaacattattattattaggagccccGGCACAGCCTCTGACCGTATCCCCGGTGCAGCCCCTCAGGGCTGGTGGAGCAGAAAGTGTGGGGGCGGGAGGTTGAGCCCCGGGGTGGGCCTGCGGCTCCGGACCTCTGCCAGCCTCGCCCCTTTCTCTTCAGACATCAAGGAGCACGTGAAGCAGTTGGAGAAAGCGGTGTCAGGCAAGGAGCCCCGCTTTGTGCTGAGGGCCCTGCGGGCGCTGCCCTCCACCTCCCGCCGCCTCAACCCCTACGTGCTCTACAAGGCCGTGCTGGGCTTCTTCACCTCCAACAGCACCTCGCGGGACTTCCTGCtcgccttcctggaggaggtgagggcgcCGGGCGGGAAACCAGGGGTGGGAGCCCGCCCCCCCGGtcgccctcctcgccctccaTCTTCCCcgagcctcctcccccgcctccccctcagcCTGCGGGGTTGGCGCTTCCCAGACGTAACCCTCCCCTTCCGACCCCGTCCCGCCCAGCCCATGGACACAGAAGCGGATCTGCAGTTCCGTCCCCGGACGGGGAAGGCCGCCTCGGCCCCTCTCCTGCCCGAAGTGGAAGCCTACCTCCAGCTCCTCGTGGTCATCTTCCTGATGAACAGCAAGCGCTACCCGGAGGTAAGCGGGCAGGGCGGGGCAGACTGCGGGGAGCTTCAACCCGCAGTGGCTGCGGCTGGTGAGAGAGCCCGCTGGAGCCCAGCCTGGGCCGGCGGGAGGAgccacggtccccgccctcggtgggtggaggggtggtcCGCCCGCCCAATACCGGAGGAGGGTCGCTCTGCATCGGCGGGGACCGGGCCTCCTCCTTTTGTACCTTCCGAGCActtaacctgcttaccttgtatccaccccagtgtttaggacagtgcttggcacacagtcaagcgcttaacaagtaccgtaattatcattattattaccaagggcCTCTGCGTCCGGTAGGGACTCAAATAGTATTGACTATTTAGTTGTTATTGGACTATTAGCTATTATTGGACTAATAGTCCAATCCCACTTTCTCATACGGGTGGGATTCATGccttagaataatagtaatggtgatgatggtatttgttaagcgcttactatgtgccaggcaccattctaagcactgggatagataccacctcatcaggttgtcccacgtgggcctcaccatctttatcctcattttacagatgaggtaactcaggcacagaggttaagtcacacagcagacaagtggcagagccgggattagaacccacctcctctgtctcccaaacccaggctctttccactaagccacgctgcttcgcgttGCTTAGAAACCCCGGGTTGCCTGGAAGATCGCCAAAAATGCCGAAAACAGAAATGAAAGCCTAGTTctgaggcagcaaggcctagtgaacaGCGGGCGGGACTGGGAATCGAGAAACCTgggtccttctcctgctcctgcctctggcctgcacgATCACTCTGagccaggtcacttcacctctgcagGGATccccaatttcctcacctgtaaaatggaggtgggcTAGgtggtgagctccaggtgggacagggaccgtgtccagcctccTAAGCTTGCATCCGCctggcatttagcacatagtaagtgctctgaatGCCATAGTCGTTGCTGTTGAGAAAGCCACATTGAAGCGAAGCCGTCGGTGAAATGGACGTGCCGAATGGGGGCTGCTACCGAGGAGGTGGGGAACAGAGActggatgagggaggaggggaagagggggaaagggcagctccctccctcctccccaccccgacccggCCGGCCCCGTTCGCAGGCCCAGAAGGTCTCGGACGACCTGATGCAGAAGATCAGCCCCCAGAACCGCCGGGCGCTGGACCTGGTCGTGGCCAAGTGCTACTACTATCACGCCCGCGTCTATGAGTTCCTGGACAAGCTGGACGTGGTGCGGAGGTAGGGAGGGGGCGTCcacggggcgggaaggggaggggggccaaCGGGCCTCGTGGCTCTGACCCTCCCTGCGCCCTccaccccgcctccgcccccagcTTCCTGCACGCCCGGCTGCGGACGGCCACACTGCGCCACGACGCGGACGGGCAGGCCACGTTGCTCAACCTGCTTCTGCGAAACTACCTGCACTACAGCCTGTACGACCAGGCCGAGAAGCTGGTGTCCAAGTCAGTGTTCCCCGAGCAGGCCAACAACAACGAGTGGGCCCGCTATCTCTACTACACGGGTGAGGAGGGCTGGGGGGCCCCCGGCCacagagggggggtggggggaggcctctGGCCGGCCCCCGACCtcacccgcctcctccccttgcagGCCGCATCAAGGCCATCCAGTTGGAGTACTCGGAAGCCCGGAGGACCATGACCAACGCCCTGCGCAAGGCCCCCCAGCACACCGCGGTTGGCTTCAAGCAGACGGTGAGCGGGCCCCATGCCCAGGGTTGCTGCCGCCGGTCCCCCCGGGATGCCAGGGCTGTGGGCCGATCCCCGCGTCTCACCCGtgttttcccccccgccccgcctctgcGTGGCCGGGCCACAGGTGCACAAGCTGCTGATCGTGGTGGAGCTGCTGCTGGGCGAGATCCCGGACCGCCTGCAGTTCCGCCAGCCCTCCTTGAAGCGCTCGCTCATGCCCTACTTCTTGCTGACCCAGGGTGAGAGCCCGCCCCCGCCTCTGTCCCCcgtcctccggcccccggggactGAGCTGGTTGCCCccaccggggaggaggggggaagggcgccAGGACCCCCAGTTGGGCTCCCCGTCATACGTCTTCCCCGCAGCTGTCCGGACGGGGAATCTGGCCAAGTTCAACCTGGTCCTGGATCAGTTTGGGGAGAAGTTCCAGGCCGACGGGACGTACACGCTCATCATCAGGCTGCGGCACAACGTCATCAAGACAggtcgggcggggccgggcctggccggggtggggcggggcactCCCCCGCACCTCTGCTCACGCCGCCTCCCCCCCAGGGGTCCGCATGATCAGCCTCTCCTACTCCCGCATCTCCCTGGCCGACATTGCCCAGAAGCTGCAGCTGGACAGCCCGGAGGACGCCGAGTTCATCGTCGCCAAGGTGCGCTGGGtttggggcaggggcgggaggagCAAGTCCCCGCCGAGCCCGAAGCCGGCAGCTTCCCCGGGCCCCCATCGAGGTTGTTCACAGGGGTTGGGCTCCGGGGGAGGGGAACAGGCgatggggaaggcttctggaaTCGGGAGCCGCTCCCCCTGATGCGGGCGGGGGCGCAGGCCATTCGGGACGGGGTCATCGAGGCCAGCATCAACCACGAGAAGGGCTACGTCCAGTCCAAGGAGATGATTGACATCTACTCCACCCGCGAGCCCCAGTTGGCCTTCCACCagcgcatctccttctgcctcgaCATCCACAACATGTCTGTCAAGGTGAGCGACCGCTCGGGAGTGGGCCGCACTTTTCTGGGGATGCCGACCCCTCCCCTTAGGGTCGGCGAGGAAGCTGCAACACAGAGAGGGTCAGCAACTGGCCCCGTGGTCACCCAGCATCATGGGTGGAATAGGATCAGGACTGGAGCCTCGAGGGGCTTGGGCTTGGGTGGGGGGCAGCACTCTTCTGCCAGCCCAGTAGTCAGCTgtttttaatgaatgcttactgtgtgcagagtgctgtactaagcgcttaggagagtacatcgtAACAATatgactgacacattccctgcccacagcgagcttacagttgagagggagagccagacattgatacaaataaataaattacggatttgtacgtaagtgctgctggggctgggagcggggaagaacaaagggagcgagttggggtgacgcagaagggagtttaagaagtgaaaaggagggcttagggagggcctcctggaggagatgtgcttataGTATAgctttgaagtgggtgagagttattgtcagaggagggagagccttccaggctagaggcagggaatgGATGAGAGGATGGCAGCGAGacatgagatggagatacagtgagaaagttagcagtagaggaacgaagtttgtgggctgg includes:
- the PSMD3 gene encoding 26S proteasome non-ATPase regulatory subunit 3, giving the protein MKQDGSARRRGADRTKGPAAGGAEQEPPPGPQDVEMKEEAAAGDPAAADRSQRELDTVTLEDIKEHVKQLEKAVSGKEPRFVLRALRALPSTSRRLNPYVLYKAVLGFFTSNSTSRDFLLAFLEEPMDTEADLQFRPRTGKAASAPLLPEVEAYLQLLVVIFLMNSKRYPEAQKVSDDLMQKISPQNRRALDLVVAKCYYYHARVYEFLDKLDVVRSFLHARLRTATLRHDADGQATLLNLLLRNYLHYSLYDQAEKLVSKSVFPEQANNNEWARYLYYTGRIKAIQLEYSEARRTMTNALRKAPQHTAVGFKQTVHKLLIVVELLLGEIPDRLQFRQPSLKRSLMPYFLLTQAVRTGNLAKFNLVLDQFGEKFQADGTYTLIIRLRHNVIKTGVRMISLSYSRISLADIAQKLQLDSPEDAEFIVAKAIRDGVIEASINHEKGYVQSKEMIDIYSTREPQLAFHQRISFCLDIHNMSVKAMRFPPKSYNKDLESAEERREREQQDLEFAKEMAEDDDDSFP